In Reichenbachiella agarivorans, one genomic interval encodes:
- the rlmD gene encoding 23S rRNA (uracil(1939)-C(5))-methyltransferase RlmD: MARRKKQIRLDNLKIEAVAAEGKSIARLDGQVIFVKGAVPGDVVDVNITKKKKAFMEGSPVHFHQYSDLRVEPTCEYFGTCGGCKWQNLNYASQIEFKQQQVEDSLQRIGKVELPEVATILGSEKTLRYRNKLEFTFSNKKWLTKEQIDTSDKIERNGLGFHIPGLFDKVVDVETCHLMEEPTNAIKNEIRRYALANSLTFFDIRDQHGLLRNLMIRLTDSGEVMVLIQFFEPDQEAIDGLMNHIKEQFPEITSLLYVINQKGNDTIYDQEVVLFAGKDHIEEVMGDLRFKIGPKSFYQTNSAQAKILYDKTIEFADLQGDELVYDLYTGTGTIANYCAKKAKKVIGIEYVEDAIQDAFVNAEVNGITNVDFFAGDMKDVLNDKFVAKHGRPDVIITDPPRAGMHENVVEMILKLSPQKVVYVSCNPATQARDIAMMDANYQVTKIQPVDMFPHTHHVENIVLLTKR, from the coding sequence ATGGCAAGAAGAAAAAAGCAAATTAGGTTGGACAACCTCAAAATTGAGGCAGTAGCGGCAGAGGGTAAAAGCATCGCCAGATTGGATGGTCAGGTGATATTTGTCAAAGGAGCTGTCCCTGGAGATGTGGTGGATGTGAATATTACCAAAAAGAAAAAGGCTTTCATGGAAGGTAGCCCTGTGCATTTTCATCAGTACTCTGATTTGCGGGTAGAGCCGACCTGTGAGTACTTTGGTACTTGTGGTGGCTGCAAATGGCAGAACCTCAATTATGCTTCTCAGATCGAGTTCAAACAACAGCAGGTAGAGGACAGTTTGCAGCGAATTGGCAAAGTGGAGTTGCCAGAGGTTGCTACGATCTTGGGATCAGAAAAGACCTTGCGGTACCGCAACAAGTTGGAATTTACATTCTCCAACAAGAAGTGGCTTACCAAAGAACAAATCGATACCTCTGACAAAATTGAGAGAAATGGTCTCGGTTTTCATATCCCAGGTTTGTTTGACAAAGTAGTCGATGTAGAGACTTGTCATTTGATGGAAGAGCCTACCAATGCCATCAAGAATGAAATCAGAAGATATGCCCTTGCCAACAGTCTGACCTTTTTTGATATCAGAGACCAACACGGTCTGTTGCGCAACTTGATGATTCGATTGACGGATAGTGGGGAGGTGATGGTGCTGATTCAGTTCTTTGAGCCTGATCAGGAGGCAATTGATGGGTTGATGAATCACATCAAAGAGCAATTTCCTGAGATTACTTCTTTGCTTTATGTGATCAATCAAAAGGGCAATGATACCATTTATGATCAAGAGGTGGTGTTGTTTGCGGGCAAAGATCATATTGAAGAAGTAATGGGAGATTTGAGATTCAAAATTGGACCCAAGTCTTTTTATCAAACGAATTCAGCACAAGCCAAAATACTCTATGACAAAACGATCGAGTTTGCCGATCTGCAAGGCGATGAACTGGTCTATGATTTGTACACGGGGACCGGTACGATTGCAAACTACTGTGCGAAAAAGGCTAAGAAGGTCATAGGGATAGAATATGTAGAGGATGCGATCCAAGATGCCTTCGTCAATGCAGAAGTCAATGGGATCACCAATGTAGATTTTTTTGCTGGGGACATGAAAGATGTCCTCAATGATAAATTTGTAGCTAAACATGGAAGGCCTGATGTGATCATCACTGATCCACCACGTGCGGGTATGCATGAAAATGTCGTCGAGATGATTCTCAAACTCTCACCTCAGAAAGTCGTCTATGTGAGTTGCAATCCTGCGACTCAGGCTAGAGATATTGCGATGATGGATGCAAATTATCAAGTCACGAAAATACAACCTGTGGACATGTTCCCACATACACACCATGTGGAGAATATAGTATTATTAACCAAGCGATAG
- a CDS encoding Crp/Fnr family transcriptional regulator gives MKSIASELFNFYKKSSPNNLDSIFAKAEKVTYTKGQHLAVQFERTNYYFMLQEGEVSVYSYLDGRNKKIELGRYSSFNSPLGLDMMNEPYRYDSHIEAYSDTVTVLRWDRKQLNLFLDKNIDLAILFFEHINRHALDLIRESSYLFANTAMITKQPEIALKAAKGYDSPLGFNEDDLVVFLLQSPFFEIFEEEDLRVLSKHIVRKQYKVGNIIDLQDEVSKGISILRVGDIRFSRFNSEGEEKYKVSLRAISTPGYLLGPSGFLGAENVMTTKAKKDSVILHIPYDAVKALSKKNPAFALKLQIRISWLLNNQLRGLRARLISAQFNEEVTVSTNLIESNRASLSLSSPLHKVPHLLSFKHTITDGLSILHHVELNGSGIEKNIASLCLDNLHDTQREVTFYENLQKMYNTVVSAPAIMMADRVHKECIKLSKETFDQISTFVKGKELIPEQPGNLFIYNHLLNPPYYALPNQFQINLDCHFLSTIISEAYNEEVGMKIVRSGREIEHGHQSYYERLGYINAYSEDTSSSENFEKNERVSDQIEEFLTEYNNVIIAPEHTSYTTEQSPGLFNADVFERVLEMEREPLIVPVVMANFDQRIRNNKFACEIKEPFLLSEKMKSYNTDNVRDFLQMYRGEFKHHVKLLREEIQ, from the coding sequence TTGAAATCAATCGCCTCCGAATTGTTTAACTTTTATAAAAAATCATCGCCCAACAACCTAGATAGTATTTTTGCGAAAGCAGAAAAAGTGACCTATACCAAAGGTCAACACCTAGCTGTACAATTCGAAAGAACCAATTATTACTTCATGCTCCAAGAAGGTGAGGTAAGTGTGTATTCCTATCTGGATGGTAGAAACAAGAAAATAGAACTAGGCAGATATTCTAGTTTCAATTCCCCGCTAGGTCTTGATATGATGAATGAGCCGTATCGCTATGACTCTCATATTGAAGCCTATTCTGATACTGTTACTGTTTTGCGTTGGGACAGAAAGCAACTCAACTTATTTCTTGATAAAAATATTGATCTAGCGATTTTGTTCTTTGAGCATATCAATAGACATGCTTTGGATTTGATCAGAGAGTCAAGTTACCTCTTTGCGAATACCGCAATGATCACCAAGCAACCAGAAATTGCATTAAAAGCGGCCAAAGGTTACGATTCTCCTTTAGGATTCAATGAAGATGATCTCGTTGTCTTTTTGCTCCAGTCCCCTTTCTTCGAAATCTTCGAAGAGGAAGATTTGAGAGTATTGTCCAAACATATCGTAAGAAAGCAATACAAAGTCGGCAACATCATTGACCTACAAGATGAAGTCAGCAAGGGGATCAGCATCTTGAGAGTAGGCGACATTCGATTTTCACGTTTCAATAGTGAAGGAGAGGAAAAATACAAGGTTTCTCTTCGTGCCATTTCTACGCCAGGCTACCTACTGGGTCCCTCTGGTTTTTTGGGCGCTGAAAATGTGATGACCACCAAGGCGAAAAAGGACTCTGTGATCCTACATATCCCATATGATGCGGTCAAGGCGCTCAGCAAGAAGAATCCTGCCTTTGCACTAAAACTGCAAATCAGAATCTCATGGCTGCTCAACAACCAGTTGAGAGGATTGAGAGCACGATTGATTTCTGCTCAGTTCAACGAGGAAGTGACTGTATCGACCAATTTGATAGAAAGCAATCGGGCAAGTTTATCATTGAGTTCGCCACTGCACAAAGTCCCTCATTTGCTGAGTTTTAAGCACACGATCACAGACGGATTGAGTATTTTGCACCATGTTGAGTTGAATGGATCAGGTATCGAAAAGAACATTGCCTCTCTCTGTCTGGACAATTTGCACGACACACAACGGGAGGTGACTTTCTATGAAAACCTCCAGAAAATGTACAACACTGTGGTGTCAGCTCCTGCCATCATGATGGCAGATCGTGTACATAAAGAATGCATCAAACTCTCCAAAGAGACTTTTGATCAAATATCGACTTTCGTCAAAGGCAAAGAACTGATTCCAGAGCAACCTGGTAACCTATTTATTTACAATCATTTGCTCAATCCACCCTACTATGCATTGCCCAATCAGTTCCAAATCAATTTGGATTGTCATTTTTTGAGCACCATCATCAGTGAAGCATACAACGAAGAGGTGGGGATGAAAATCGTACGTAGTGGTAGAGAAATCGAACACGGTCATCAATCCTACTACGAACGACTGGGGTATATCAACGCCTATTCGGAAGACACGAGCAGCAGCGAAAATTTCGAAAAGAACGAACGCGTATCCGATCAGATAGAGGAGTTCCTCACGGAATACAACAACGTGATCATCGCACCAGAGCACACATCCTACACCACAGAGCAATCTCCTGGATTGTTCAATGCAGACGTGTTCGAAAGGGTATTGGAGATGGAAAGAGAGCCTCTTATCGTACCTGTGGTGATGGCCAATTTTGATCAGCGAATCAGGAACAACAAGTTTGCCTGTGAGATCAAAGAGCCCTTCCTATTGAGCGAAAAAATGAAGTCATACAACACGGACAATGTTCGGGATTTTCTTCAAATGTACCGAGGAGAGTTTAAGCATCACGTCAAGCTCCTAAGAGAAGAGATACAATAA
- a CDS encoding 5-oxoprolinase subunit PxpA: protein MIDPIYIDINCDMGESYAESIVGNDVAIMPWISSSNIACGFHGGDPQVIEDTIDLAIKYSVRIAAHPSYPDLEGFGRRRMEMPYQQLIDTVKHQIEIIKENTARKGAKLSYIKPHGALYNEAAKDEEVGRAIIQAIQELDPQLALMGLPNSLLEQLAAQQRIRYIREAFIDRLYESDGTLVNRKLEGAVLTNVKQATRQFVGLVKGEVVTRDGSLLSIQADSFCLHGDNPVAYEIIKSIHMEMSNMNLELKRWSH, encoded by the coding sequence ATGATCGACCCAATATACATAGATATTAATTGTGACATGGGGGAGAGTTATGCTGAGTCGATTGTAGGCAATGATGTGGCGATCATGCCTTGGATTAGTTCTTCCAATATCGCCTGTGGTTTTCATGGAGGAGACCCTCAAGTGATCGAGGATACCATTGATCTCGCAATTAAATACAGCGTAAGAATAGCTGCTCACCCTTCATATCCAGATTTGGAGGGGTTTGGGAGGCGTAGAATGGAAATGCCATATCAACAATTGATTGATACAGTCAAGCATCAAATAGAAATCATCAAAGAAAACACAGCACGCAAAGGAGCGAAGCTGTCCTATATCAAGCCTCATGGTGCATTGTACAATGAAGCAGCCAAAGACGAAGAAGTAGGACGCGCTATCATCCAAGCGATCCAAGAGTTGGACCCACAGCTGGCACTGATGGGATTACCCAATAGTCTGTTGGAGCAACTCGCAGCGCAACAACGGATTCGGTACATCAGAGAGGCTTTTATCGACCGACTATATGAGTCTGATGGGACTTTGGTCAACAGGAAACTAGAGGGAGCAGTCTTGACTAATGTGAAACAAGCAACAAGGCAGTTCGTAGGTTTGGTAAAGGGAGAGGTTGTGACTAGAGATGGAAGTCTCTTGTCGATACAAGCAGATTCCTTTTGCCTGCATGGAGACAATCCTGTAGCCTATGAAATTATCAAAAGTATCCACATGGAGATGAGCAATATGAACCTAGAACTGAAGCGATGGAGTCACTAG
- a CDS encoding SH3 domain-containing protein: MTKKQNILFNFILIVSGLFITPSLTAQDLENKSSLSQADSLFKERKYTESFEIYHQILENEGQASPQMLMKMAYIKEGLGNYSQALLYLNKYYLLTSNKNARTKMQDIAEEHTLEGYEVTDTDFFKGLVNRNYFLVNISILAIALLLFVVVVYRKFWSKTNAYPYAISMCVLLIVFFFVSNFQLSPEQVIVTHDHAYLMDGPSSGSDLVEVIQKGHRLTVVTEDDVWCKVMWRDTEVYVKQSMVEKVI, encoded by the coding sequence ATGACGAAAAAACAAAACATATTATTCAATTTTATTCTGATAGTTTCAGGACTTTTTATAACTCCTTCATTAACAGCGCAAGACTTAGAGAATAAATCCTCCTTGAGTCAGGCTGACTCGCTATTCAAGGAGAGAAAATACACCGAATCATTTGAGATTTATCACCAAATCCTCGAAAATGAAGGTCAAGCCAGCCCACAGATGCTGATGAAAATGGCATACATCAAGGAAGGGTTGGGGAATTATAGCCAAGCACTTTTGTATCTCAACAAATATTATTTGCTCACATCTAACAAAAATGCCCGCACCAAAATGCAGGATATTGCTGAGGAGCATACATTGGAGGGGTATGAAGTGACCGACACGGATTTTTTCAAAGGCCTGGTCAATAGGAATTATTTCTTGGTCAATATTTCAATCTTGGCGATTGCATTGTTGCTTTTTGTGGTCGTAGTTTATCGCAAGTTTTGGAGCAAAACCAATGCCTACCCCTATGCGATCAGTATGTGTGTGCTGTTGATCGTTTTCTTTTTTGTGTCCAATTTTCAATTGAGCCCTGAGCAAGTCATTGTCACGCATGACCATGCCTACCTGATGGACGGACCTTCGTCAGGATCTGATTTGGTGGAGGTGATTCAGAAGGGGCACAGGCTCACAGTGGTGACTGAGGACGATGTCTGGTGCAAAGTCATGTGGAGAGACACAGAGGTCTATGTCAAGCAGTCAATGGTAGAGAAGGTTATATAG
- a CDS encoding 5-oxoprolinase subunit C family protein, which produces MSGKLKLIFEKPGLYTTIQDRGRVGQQHRGIPVGGAMDLESYEMANRLVNNDLNTPVLEITLMGPVILFEGIGQIAMTGADTSPMINGEQVALNETIDIYDGDRLTFGKNTDGCRTYLGVRGIWEQNQWLGSVSPVAHSVFDETIIVKHQIVEVLTLERVFPNLFTPTKTPEEIEIGIYPGPELSVLTRKQQDEWVGRPLLISNLSNRMGIRLDHVFLIEKKIEIISSGVFPGVIQLTHAGQPIVLMADAQTTGGYPRIAVVDSNDLNLLAQLKPNDSIWFKWK; this is translated from the coding sequence ATGTCTGGTAAGTTAAAATTGATATTTGAAAAGCCAGGATTATACACTACGATCCAAGATCGAGGGAGGGTCGGGCAACAGCATAGAGGAATCCCAGTGGGGGGAGCCATGGATTTGGAATCCTATGAGATGGCCAATCGTTTGGTTAACAATGATCTCAATACCCCTGTGTTGGAAATCACGCTAATGGGGCCAGTTATTTTATTCGAAGGAATCGGACAAATAGCGATGACAGGTGCTGATACCTCTCCTATGATCAATGGAGAACAGGTGGCTCTCAACGAAACCATCGATATATATGATGGAGACAGATTGACCTTTGGTAAAAATACAGATGGGTGTCGCACATATTTGGGCGTGAGAGGTATATGGGAGCAAAATCAGTGGCTAGGCAGTGTCAGTCCAGTGGCTCATTCGGTATTTGATGAGACGATCATCGTCAAGCATCAGATTGTAGAGGTTTTAACATTGGAGCGAGTATTTCCTAATCTTTTTACACCTACTAAGACGCCTGAGGAAATTGAAATTGGGATTTATCCTGGGCCAGAGCTGTCTGTATTGACTCGTAAACAACAAGACGAATGGGTAGGTCGGCCTTTGTTGATTTCCAATTTGTCCAATCGGATGGGTATTCGGCTGGATCATGTTTTTCTCATCGAAAAAAAGATTGAGATTATTTCCTCAGGAGTATTTCCAGGTGTGATTCAGCTCACACATGCTGGACAGCCGATTGTCCTCATGGCTGATGCACAGACCACTGGAGGCTATCCTAGGATAGCAGTCGTAGATTCTAATGACTTGAACCTGCTGGCACAATTGAAGCCAAATGATTCGATTTGGTTCAAATGGAAGTGA
- the trxA gene encoding thioredoxin: MGNKAIEITDSNFNEVLQSDQPVLVDFWAEWCGPCKMIGPVVEELAGDYEGKAIVGKVDVDSNPEVSAKYGVRSIPTLLVFKNGEVVDKQVGAVPKGVLAGKLDAQLA, translated from the coding sequence ATGGGTAACAAAGCAATTGAAATTACAGACAGCAACTTCAACGAAGTTTTACAATCTGATCAGCCAGTATTAGTGGATTTTTGGGCTGAATGGTGTGGACCATGTAAGATGATCGGACCAGTTGTCGAAGAGCTTGCCGGTGATTATGAAGGCAAAGCGATCGTAGGTAAGGTAGATGTGGATTCTAATCCAGAAGTATCTGCCAAGTACGGAGTAAGAAGCATACCAACACTTTTGGTTTTCAAAAATGGAGAAGTAGTTGACAAACAAGTAGGAGCTGTACCTAAAGGGGTATTGGCTGGTAAACTGGATGCGCAACTTGCATAA
- a CDS encoding toxin-antitoxin system YwqK family antitoxin translates to MMKYLFLISMFSLLVFSCEKSNVESSSVGLEALPEYAEITEFEGLPGVSRATVKFSNRIDEQGEYFDGKRNGSWTVYHANGLPKTITTYVNGLKQGIHIEMDTRGELSLVANYVNGLEDGEYILYNKGKKAESRVYLLGKLNGVKTKYYTSGKVMEESMYKDGLIHGTALWYDQNGNVTIQYEYENGKLVQK, encoded by the coding sequence ATGATGAAGTACTTATTTTTAATTTCTATGTTCAGTTTGTTGGTGTTTTCATGTGAGAAATCCAACGTAGAGTCCAGCAGTGTAGGTTTAGAAGCATTGCCAGAGTATGCTGAGATTACAGAGTTCGAAGGCTTGCCAGGAGTATCCCGTGCTACAGTCAAGTTCAGCAATCGCATAGACGAGCAGGGAGAGTATTTTGATGGCAAGCGAAATGGGAGTTGGACGGTATACCATGCAAATGGGTTGCCTAAAACCATCACTACCTATGTCAATGGATTGAAACAAGGTATTCATATCGAAATGGATACTCGTGGAGAGTTGTCCTTGGTAGCTAATTATGTCAACGGTCTTGAGGACGGGGAGTATATTTTATACAACAAAGGTAAAAAGGCAGAGTCTAGAGTTTATCTTTTGGGGAAACTCAACGGAGTAAAGACAAAATATTACACGAGTGGAAAGGTGATGGAAGAGAGCATGTACAAAGATGGACTCATACATGGCACTGCACTGTGGTATGATCAAAATGGAAATGTGACAATCCAATACGAATACGAAAACGGCAAATTGGTTCAGAAATAA
- a CDS encoding SDR family oxidoreductase, with translation MQKTLIITGGTSGIGKACILRYGKEGYQIVYTGREQSKIDRVQKEFESAGIQCVGICAPVESEKDAQNVIEVAIEKFGRIDVLICNAGVSMKALFEDVDLKVFERVMQINFMGTINYVKHALPHIIQSKGSIVGISSINGHRGTPGRTAYSASKFAMEGFFEALRIEVMKRGVHIMTLSPGYTQSNIRTNALGPNGAIQNESHKNEEKLMDADTVANHIYQAQIRKKRGVILTLLGKALIFLNKRFPKWMDRTVYNVMTKEDPSLIRE, from the coding sequence ATGCAAAAGACACTTATCATCACTGGCGGTACCTCAGGCATCGGCAAAGCCTGCATCCTCCGTTATGGCAAAGAAGGTTATCAAATCGTCTATACAGGTAGGGAACAAAGCAAAATAGACCGTGTCCAAAAGGAGTTTGAATCAGCTGGCATCCAATGCGTCGGCATCTGTGCACCTGTAGAAAGTGAAAAGGATGCTCAAAACGTGATAGAGGTAGCCATAGAAAAATTCGGGAGAATCGACGTGTTGATTTGCAACGCTGGCGTATCAATGAAGGCACTTTTTGAAGATGTGGATCTCAAGGTATTCGAGCGGGTCATGCAGATCAATTTTATGGGAACGATCAACTATGTCAAGCATGCTCTGCCTCACATCATCCAATCCAAAGGCTCTATTGTTGGCATATCGTCCATCAATGGTCACCGCGGTACGCCTGGACGTACTGCCTACTCAGCCTCCAAGTTTGCCATGGAAGGGTTCTTTGAGGCACTCAGAATAGAGGTGATGAAACGAGGCGTTCACATCATGACTCTGAGTCCTGGATACACCCAATCCAACATCCGAACCAATGCATTGGGTCCTAACGGAGCAATTCAAAATGAGTCTCACAAGAATGAAGAAAAACTCATGGATGCTGATACAGTAGCCAACCACATCTATCAAGCACAAATCCGCAAAAAACGGGGTGTGATCCTAACACTCCTCGGCAAAGCATTGATTTTCCTCAACAAGAGATTTCCAAAATGGATGGACAGAACTGTCTACAATGTCATGACCAAGGAAGACCCATCGTTGATTAGAGAGTAG
- a CDS encoding fructose-1,6-bisphosphatase — translation MNKALRLLSERFPDYESASTELLRLTSILELTKGTEVFVSDLHGSHETFENLIRIGFGTIEQIVDSTVSVDTSAQEKRELLSMIYYPQDTFELYEHRVDRKESLTRVVSNMLKVMNTLLGTYSMGRFNEVMTSKFDAVIWDLVNRNATNQGYVLSVIDNLFALHLENNIISDMAILIRKLSIQKLHVIGDIYDRGSGADLIVDQLIDHQECDVQWGNHDVVWMGAAYGSEACIANVLRVSLRYGNIGTLIRYGIHLIPLATFALKYYGDDPAIGFEPKTDDDEAMSDAEKDLNKIMHKAVAIIQFKLEGQLIARRPKFNMDSRLLLDKIDFDQNTIKINGEIHKLSSSFFPTIDPEDPYSLTHDEDELIFRLKKCFLESYRLQAHANFLFEKGGMYKVSNNNLFFHGCVPVDQDGDFIPVDLGRGQYQGKSLFDFLNQTIKNAWPIKVGENAEYSKDLLWYLWTGPLSPVFGKDKMATFERYFTSDQLLHTEKKNTYFSLRENEAFCIKLLGEFGLNSTDAIIINGHIPVSVRRGENPKKGNGKLMVIDGGFSKAYQAQTGIAGFTLIHDAWGRQLFTHLSHKEEIVAQSGYLNKFKKEDLSRHKKLHKVKDCPEGEVITERIDDLKDLLRSYQPASICLTSPKVSHIQQQVLN, via the coding sequence ATGAATAAGGCGCTTAGACTATTGTCTGAAAGATTCCCTGATTATGAAAGTGCTTCTACCGAACTCCTCAGGCTAACATCGATACTTGAATTGACCAAAGGCACGGAGGTGTTTGTAAGCGATTTGCATGGGTCACACGAAACTTTTGAAAACCTAATTAGAATTGGTTTTGGGACGATTGAGCAAATTGTCGATAGCACTGTCTCGGTAGATACGTCTGCGCAGGAGAAACGTGAGCTTTTGTCAATGATTTACTATCCGCAAGATACGTTTGAGCTTTATGAGCATAGAGTTGATAGAAAAGAGTCCTTGACAAGGGTTGTTTCAAACATGCTCAAGGTGATGAATACTCTCCTTGGGACGTATTCAATGGGGCGTTTCAATGAGGTCATGACTTCTAAATTTGATGCTGTGATCTGGGATTTGGTCAATAGAAATGCTACCAACCAAGGATATGTACTCAGTGTAATTGACAATTTGTTTGCGTTACACTTAGAAAATAACATCATCTCTGATATGGCCATCCTCATTCGGAAGTTGAGCATACAAAAACTACACGTCATAGGGGATATATATGACAGAGGATCTGGGGCAGATCTTATCGTCGATCAATTGATTGATCATCAGGAGTGTGATGTCCAGTGGGGCAACCATGACGTAGTATGGATGGGTGCAGCATATGGATCCGAAGCGTGTATTGCCAATGTCTTGAGAGTTTCGCTCAGGTATGGCAATATTGGTACACTCATCCGATATGGAATACACCTTATCCCTTTGGCCACCTTCGCATTGAAATATTATGGAGATGACCCTGCGATTGGTTTTGAGCCGAAAACCGATGATGACGAGGCTATGAGCGACGCTGAGAAGGACCTGAATAAAATCATGCACAAGGCTGTCGCAATTATACAGTTCAAGTTGGAGGGACAATTAATTGCCCGTAGACCAAAATTTAACATGGATTCTCGTCTTTTACTTGACAAAATAGACTTTGATCAGAATACGATTAAAATCAACGGTGAAATTCATAAACTCAGTAGCTCATTTTTTCCTACGATAGATCCCGAAGACCCTTACTCGCTTACTCACGATGAAGATGAGCTGATTTTTAGATTGAAAAAATGCTTTCTTGAAAGCTACAGACTTCAAGCTCACGCAAACTTCCTTTTTGAAAAGGGAGGAATGTACAAGGTTTCTAATAACAACTTGTTCTTTCACGGTTGTGTCCCAGTCGATCAAGATGGAGACTTTATCCCAGTGGATTTAGGCCGTGGACAATATCAAGGTAAATCTCTTTTTGATTTTCTGAATCAAACTATAAAAAACGCATGGCCAATTAAAGTTGGAGAAAATGCCGAATATTCTAAAGACTTGTTGTGGTATTTATGGACAGGGCCGCTATCACCCGTTTTCGGGAAAGATAAGATGGCAACCTTTGAAAGATATTTCACAAGTGATCAATTGTTGCATACAGAAAAGAAAAATACCTATTTCTCATTGAGAGAAAATGAAGCGTTTTGCATCAAGTTGTTAGGAGAATTTGGTCTTAATTCCACAGATGCCATCATCATAAATGGCCACATTCCTGTGTCTGTCAGGAGAGGAGAGAACCCTAAAAAAGGAAATGGCAAGCTCATGGTTATTGACGGAGGGTTTTCCAAAGCATATCAGGCACAAACAGGGATTGCAGGATTTACTTTGATCCATGATGCATGGGGTCGTCAGTTGTTTACCCATTTGTCTCATAAGGAAGAAATTGTAGCACAAAGCGGATACTTAAACAAATTCAAAAAGGAAGACCTCAGTCGGCATAAAAAATTGCACAAAGTAAAGGACTGCCCTGAGGGAGAAGTGATCACCGAAAGGATTGATGACCTAAAGGATCTGTTGAGGTCGTATCAGCCTGCCTCTATATGCTTGACATCACCTAAAGTATCACATATCCAGCAGCAGGTTCTCAATTAG
- the pxpB gene encoding 5-oxoprolinase subunit PxpB, whose translation MESLVILPYGDQAVLIQFEQRIDVEINRSVHALNHWLLNQSIVGVVDSIPAYCSLTLRYNPDLLSFEKLKAIVNSYEWNETGFDTQRKLYRLPVCYGGDFGQDMSEVSQLTGLSFSEIVDIHGQSIYHTFMIGFLPGFPYLGKLDAKIQVPRRQHPRTSVASGSVGLAGEQTGVYPSKAPGGWQIIGRTPIPMMSVESASALLRAGDQVQFFAVTSRDFELIQKDVRLGHFNNKSLHVW comes from the coding sequence ATGGAGTCACTAGTGATACTTCCATATGGAGACCAAGCTGTCCTGATTCAATTTGAGCAGCGGATTGATGTAGAGATCAATCGTTCTGTGCATGCGCTCAATCATTGGTTATTGAATCAAAGTATCGTAGGGGTTGTTGATAGTATTCCTGCCTATTGCTCATTGACGTTGCGTTACAATCCAGACTTGCTCTCATTTGAGAAATTGAAAGCGATTGTTAATTCGTATGAATGGAACGAAACTGGATTTGATACCCAACGCAAGCTGTATAGGTTGCCTGTATGTTATGGAGGTGACTTTGGTCAGGATATGTCAGAAGTGTCGCAGTTGACAGGATTGAGTTTCTCAGAGATCGTTGACATACATGGTCAAAGCATCTATCATACTTTTATGATCGGTTTCTTGCCTGGATTTCCTTATTTGGGAAAATTGGATGCCAAAATCCAAGTACCAAGACGTCAGCACCCTCGTACCAGTGTGGCTTCAGGATCTGTAGGTTTGGCAGGTGAGCAAACTGGAGTCTATCCGAGTAAGGCACCTGGAGGTTGGCAAATCATAGGACGAACACCTATCCCGATGATGTCGGTGGAATCAGCGTCCGCTTTGTTGCGGGCAGGTGATCAGGTGCAGTTTTTTGCTGTGACGAGCAGAGATTTTGAATTGATCCAAAAGGATGTGAGATTGGGACATTTTAACAATAAGTCGCTCCATGTCTGGTAA